The Corynebacterium renale genome includes a region encoding these proteins:
- a CDS encoding ABC transporter permease yields the protein MNAIKAEWVKLSTTKSLWLTSGLILLFAVFIGWLSGQSYGQANPELGFDLGPLRPGVVVESLRQMVIIVVIIQAAMLFTTENRYGLQRTTYLGTPNRWQVALAKVVLYSVITAVLSFLAWIIAAVLANALAAEGRGFELGSADSVRAMWAFPLAMVLVVVFSQGIAMLLRHTAGAVTLILGWAIALENVVSFLPGIGPKVVDWMPFKRLTYFVTESQPLFSSSTWEVWPSLAYFTAWAVGLFAVGTFVTMKRDA from the coding sequence GTGAACGCTATAAAAGCTGAATGGGTCAAACTGTCCACCACGAAATCCCTGTGGTTGACCAGCGGTCTTATCCTCCTCTTCGCAGTCTTCATCGGCTGGTTGAGCGGCCAGAGCTACGGCCAAGCTAACCCTGAGTTGGGCTTTGACTTGGGTCCTTTGCGCCCCGGCGTGGTTGTGGAGTCGCTGCGGCAAATGGTTATCATCGTGGTGATTATCCAGGCTGCCATGCTTTTCACCACCGAAAACCGGTACGGACTGCAGCGCACCACCTACCTGGGCACGCCCAACCGGTGGCAGGTGGCCTTGGCCAAGGTAGTCCTGTACTCCGTGATTACCGCGGTGCTGAGCTTCCTGGCGTGGATCATCGCGGCCGTGTTGGCAAACGCGCTCGCCGCTGAGGGGCGGGGATTCGAACTCGGCAGCGCGGATTCCGTGCGCGCCATGTGGGCCTTCCCGCTGGCTATGGTGCTTGTGGTGGTCTTCAGCCAGGGTATTGCCATGCTCTTGCGCCACACGGCAGGTGCCGTCACGCTGATCCTGGGTTGGGCGATCGCCTTGGAAAACGTGGTGTCTTTCCTTCCCGGAATCGGGCCGAAGGTGGTCGACTGGATGCCGTTTAAGCGCCTGACCTACTTTGTGACCGAAAGCCAGCCCCTGTTCTCTTCGAGCACGTGGGAAGTGTGGCCCAGCTTGGCGTACTTCACTGCGTGGGCGGTGGGCCTCTTCGCGGTGGGCACGTTCGTCACCATGAAGCGCGACGCTTAA
- a CDS encoding GNAT family N-acetyltransferase yields MQDLRTKIAPLEDLSVREVHDLYKLRVDVFVGEQETPYYEIDDADIHPDTRHILILDGEELVGCGRVVGNVIGRIISRRPGVGSHVVRTAMSLIDAPTATLSAQSRLVGWYERFGFQACGPETLDTGVPHTPMEADLPGEKPGQ; encoded by the coding sequence ATGCAGGACCTCAGGACTAAGATCGCACCCCTCGAGGACTTATCGGTCCGCGAGGTCCACGACCTGTACAAACTGCGCGTCGACGTCTTCGTCGGCGAGCAGGAAACCCCCTACTACGAAATCGACGACGCCGACATCCACCCTGATACCCGCCACATCCTGATCCTCGACGGGGAGGAACTGGTGGGCTGCGGGCGCGTTGTCGGCAACGTGATCGGGCGCATCATCTCCCGGCGCCCCGGCGTAGGAAGTCACGTGGTGCGCACCGCAATGTCGCTTATCGACGCCCCCACCGCCACCCTATCCGCCCAATCCCGCCTAGTGGGCTGGTACGAACGCTTCGGTTTCCAGGCCTGCGGCCCGGAAACCCTGGACACTGGCGTTCCACACACCCCGATGGAAGCGGACCTACCTGGTGAAAAACCAGGCCAGTAG
- a CDS encoding glutamate ABC transporter substrate-binding protein: protein MIRRLACLTLVAALAGCNAVPQEADNPQIGVGADTRVGVAPLPADASVELPGTHPPQEIVTSGLEGSLAPDNATPEERIPEIVERGKIIVGVDQALNLISFRDPMTGELTGFDIDLAHEVARDIFGNPDAVEFRFVESADRVDAITSGKVDMVIRSMTITKDRAEKIAFSTPYLDVSTRMLVRTGSPVRTPEDIGTDAVCVTDRSTGLQKVRQLAPEATIIKTRSWSDCLVTLQQGQTTVVMTDDTMLSGIAAQDAFTNIVGPRLAQESYGIGIAQANEGLVRQVNSTLERIFNDGTWDAMYTTWFSRWLPPASPPPLHYREEEQ from the coding sequence ATGATCCGCCGCCTCGCCTGCCTGACCCTGGTTGCCGCCCTGGCCGGCTGCAACGCCGTGCCGCAGGAAGCCGACAACCCGCAGATCGGGGTCGGTGCGGATACCCGCGTCGGGGTGGCCCCCTTGCCTGCCGACGCCAGCGTGGAACTTCCCGGCACGCACCCGCCCCAGGAAATCGTGACCAGCGGGTTAGAAGGCTCACTCGCCCCGGATAACGCCACACCCGAGGAGCGCATCCCGGAGATCGTGGAACGCGGGAAAATTATCGTAGGTGTGGACCAGGCGCTCAACCTGATTTCCTTCCGCGACCCCATGACCGGTGAACTCACCGGCTTCGACATCGACTTAGCCCACGAGGTTGCCCGCGATATTTTTGGCAACCCGGACGCGGTGGAATTCCGGTTCGTGGAATCCGCTGACCGCGTCGACGCGATTACCTCCGGCAAGGTGGACATGGTGATTCGGTCGATGACCATCACTAAGGACCGGGCGGAAAAAATTGCTTTTAGTACCCCGTACCTGGACGTGTCCACGCGCATGTTGGTGCGCACCGGCAGCCCGGTACGCACCCCGGAAGATATCGGTACCGACGCAGTGTGCGTCACCGACCGGTCCACTGGCCTGCAGAAGGTACGCCAGCTGGCGCCCGAGGCCACGATTATCAAGACGCGCTCCTGGTCCGATTGCTTGGTCACCCTGCAGCAGGGCCAGACGACCGTCGTGATGACAGATGACACCATGCTGTCCGGCATCGCCGCCCAAGACGCCTTCACCAACATCGTCGGGCCCAGGCTGGCGCAAGAAAGCTACGGCATCGGCATCGCCCAGGCCAACGAAGGGCTCGTCCGCCAGGTGAATTCCACACTCGAGCGCATTTTTAACGACGGCACCTGGGACGCCATGTACACCACGTGGTTCAGCAGATGGCTCCCGCCTGCCAGCCCGCCGCCCCTGCACTACCGGGAGGAAGAACAGTGA
- a CDS encoding NUDIX hydrolase, protein MIGDGNGWNDGPEGQKVWGKYGAAGLLLVAEGKYVLLQHRAEWTNQGGTWALPGGARDSHETAAEAAVREAIEETEIDPANVTVVGEKVTAGPGPTGWTYTTVLARCEKRLSTTANAESLELRWVPLGDVDKLPLLPAFGASWPDLLLWAS, encoded by the coding sequence ATGATCGGCGACGGCAACGGATGGAATGACGGCCCCGAGGGACAGAAAGTCTGGGGAAAGTACGGGGCGGCGGGATTGCTGCTCGTCGCGGAAGGTAAATACGTGCTCCTGCAGCACCGGGCGGAGTGGACGAACCAGGGCGGTACCTGGGCGCTTCCGGGTGGGGCCCGCGATTCCCACGAAACTGCGGCCGAGGCAGCGGTGCGTGAAGCGATAGAGGAAACGGAGATCGACCCGGCCAACGTCACCGTGGTGGGCGAGAAAGTCACGGCAGGTCCCGGCCCGACGGGGTGGACGTACACTACCGTGCTGGCGCGGTGCGAAAAGCGGCTTTCCACGACCGCGAACGCGGAGTCTTTGGAGTTGCGTTGGGTGCCGCTAGGGGACGTCGATAAGCTGCCTCTGCTGCCGGCCTTTGGTGCGTCGTGGCCTGATCTTTTGCTGTGGGCTTCCTGA
- a CDS encoding acetate kinase, which produces MAYALVLNSGSSSIKFQLVDPTAHAEDEPFVVGLVEQVGEPMGRLTLKHAGEKHVVEQPIPDHAAGLNLSFDLMAKHHCGPQDVDVVAVGHRVVHGGILFSGPELINDEIVAMIRDLIPLAPLHNPANIDGIEVARAILPDIPHVAVFDTGFFHSMPPAAALYAVNKDVALDNGVRRYGFHGTSHEYVSKKVPELLGMPEAAVNQITLHLGNGASAAAIRGGQAIDTSMGMTPLAGLAMGTRSGDLDPGVIFHLHRNAGMSIDEIDAMLNKTSGVKGLSGVNDFRALREMIENEDEDAWLAYNIYIHQLRRYIGSYMIALGRVNAITFTAGVGENDKAVRADALAGLEMYGIKVDQARNELPNDGPREISTDDSAIKVFVVPTNEELAIARYASAFA; this is translated from the coding sequence ATGGCTTATGCACTCGTTTTAAATTCTGGTTCTTCGTCCATCAAGTTCCAGCTTGTTGACCCTACCGCGCACGCGGAGGACGAGCCGTTCGTCGTCGGACTCGTCGAGCAGGTGGGCGAACCGATGGGCCGCCTCACCTTGAAGCACGCGGGCGAGAAGCACGTCGTCGAGCAGCCGATTCCCGACCACGCCGCCGGCCTGAATCTTTCTTTTGACCTCATGGCAAAGCACCACTGCGGCCCACAGGACGTGGACGTTGTTGCGGTGGGGCACCGCGTTGTGCACGGCGGTATTTTGTTCTCCGGGCCGGAGCTGATCAACGATGAGATCGTGGCCATGATCCGCGACCTTATCCCCCTGGCCCCGTTGCACAACCCGGCCAACATTGATGGCATTGAGGTGGCCCGCGCAATCCTGCCGGACATCCCACACGTCGCCGTCTTCGATACGGGCTTCTTCCACTCCATGCCCCCGGCTGCTGCACTGTACGCGGTGAACAAGGACGTGGCCCTGGACAACGGTGTGCGCCGCTACGGCTTCCACGGCACCTCGCACGAGTACGTGTCCAAGAAGGTGCCGGAATTGTTGGGCATGCCGGAGGCTGCGGTCAACCAGATCACCCTGCACCTGGGTAATGGTGCTTCTGCGGCCGCAATCCGTGGCGGCCAGGCGATTGATACGTCGATGGGCATGACGCCATTGGCCGGCCTGGCCATGGGTACCCGCTCCGGCGACCTGGACCCCGGCGTGATTTTCCACCTGCACCGCAACGCGGGCATGAGCATCGACGAGATTGACGCGATGCTCAACAAGACCTCCGGTGTGAAGGGCCTCTCCGGCGTCAACGACTTCCGCGCCCTGCGCGAAATGATCGAGAATGAGGACGAAGACGCCTGGCTGGCGTACAACATTTACATCCACCAGCTGCGTCGCTACATCGGCTCCTACATGATTGCGCTCGGCCGCGTGAATGCGATCACGTTCACCGCCGGCGTCGGCGAAAATGACAAGGCTGTGCGCGCCGACGCGCTGGCCGGCCTGGAGATGTACGGCATCAAGGTCGATCAGGCCCGCAACGAGTTGCCTAACGACGGCCCACGCGAAATTTCCACCGACGATTCCGCCATCAAAGTCTTCGTGGTCCCCACCAACGAAGAGCTGGCGATCGCCAGGTACGCGTCCGCGTTCGCTTAA
- a CDS encoding ATP-binding cassette domain-containing protein — MIECQGLTKTYGKVTAVSDLSFSVKPGVVTGFLGPNGSGKSTTMRMIVGLDNPTAGTATIGGKRYHELKHPLREVGALLDAKAVHPNRTAANHLKWIAASNGIPASRVDEVLVLVGLSDVAGKKAGGFSLGMSQRLGLASALLGDPHTVLLDEPVNGLDPEGIRWVRGLMQQLAREGRTVLVSSHLLSEMAQTAEDLVVIGRGRLIAETSVRDFIAANSGTSVTVRAREIDALEVGFREEGLDVTRAVDADGRPTLRIADATSDDVGLLAFSLGVPLTELTETHASLEEAYMTSTGDAVQYQSQQMEGTK; from the coding sequence GTGATTGAATGTCAAGGACTGACCAAAACGTACGGGAAGGTCACCGCTGTTAGCGACCTTTCCTTTAGCGTCAAACCCGGGGTGGTCACCGGGTTCCTCGGGCCGAACGGTTCGGGCAAATCCACCACGATGCGCATGATCGTCGGCCTGGATAACCCCACCGCGGGCACCGCGACCATCGGGGGTAAGCGGTATCACGAACTCAAGCACCCACTGCGCGAAGTAGGGGCGCTTCTCGACGCCAAGGCGGTCCACCCGAACCGCACAGCAGCAAACCACCTGAAGTGGATCGCCGCCTCCAACGGCATTCCTGCCAGCCGTGTGGATGAAGTCCTGGTGCTTGTGGGGCTATCCGACGTCGCCGGCAAGAAAGCTGGCGGCTTCTCCCTGGGCATGAGCCAACGCTTGGGACTCGCGAGCGCCTTGCTCGGCGACCCGCACACCGTGCTTCTCGACGAACCCGTCAACGGCCTCGACCCCGAAGGCATCCGCTGGGTACGTGGCCTGATGCAACAACTCGCCCGGGAGGGGCGCACCGTGCTCGTGTCCTCCCACCTGCTCTCCGAGATGGCGCAAACCGCCGAAGACCTCGTGGTCATTGGCCGGGGCCGGCTCATCGCCGAAACCTCGGTGCGTGACTTTATCGCCGCCAACTCCGGTACGTCCGTGACTGTGCGCGCCCGCGAAATTGATGCCCTCGAGGTTGGCTTCCGCGAAGAAGGCCTCGACGTCACTCGCGCCGTTGACGCCGACGGCCGGCCCACCCTCCGCATCGCCGACGCCACCAGCGACGATGTCGGCCTGCTCGCCTTCTCCCTCGGCGTGCCGCTGACGGAGCTGACCGAAACCCACGCTTCTTTGGAAGAGGCGTACATGACATCGACGGGCGACGCCGTCCAGTACCAGTCCCAGCAGATGGAGGGCACCAAGTGA
- a CDS encoding FAD-dependent oxidoreductase, which yields MSRPMRIAVVGAGPAGIYASDLLVKSDHDVQIDLFEKMPAPFGLIRYGVAPDHPRIKGIVKSLHNVLEREEIRFLGNIEVGKDITVDELREFYDAIVFSTGATGDKPLNIPGADLPEHYGAGQFVGFYDGNPNFTRDWPLDAEQVAVIGVGNVGLDIARVLAKTADELKVTEIPDNVYETLSKNAAKEIHVFGRRGPAQAKFTPLELKELDHSDTIEVVVDPEDIDYDAASEQARRDSKSVDLVCQTLEGYAIREPKGAPHKLHIHLFEAPVEILGEDGHVVGLKTERMQLDGNGGVTGTGKYTTWPVQAVYRAVGYRSDAVEGVPFDHERAVIPNDGGHVLDEDGQIVPSLYATGWIKRGPVGLIGNTKSDAKETIGMVIADFDAGHLPSPAEENLDPQAILDYFEKKDLPVTTWEGWHRLDAAERALGEAEGRERKKIVEWEDMVRHAGPQD from the coding sequence ATGAGCCGCCCAATGCGCATCGCCGTCGTCGGCGCTGGTCCCGCCGGCATCTACGCATCCGACCTTCTGGTCAAGTCCGACCATGACGTCCAGATTGACCTATTTGAAAAGATGCCCGCCCCCTTCGGCCTGATCCGCTACGGTGTCGCTCCCGACCATCCGCGCATCAAGGGCATCGTCAAGTCCCTGCACAACGTCCTCGAACGCGAAGAGATCCGCTTCCTGGGCAACATTGAGGTAGGCAAGGACATTACTGTCGACGAACTGCGCGAATTCTACGACGCCATCGTCTTCTCCACCGGCGCCACCGGCGACAAGCCACTGAACATCCCCGGCGCAGACCTGCCCGAACATTACGGTGCCGGCCAGTTTGTGGGCTTTTACGACGGCAACCCGAACTTCACCCGCGACTGGCCCCTCGACGCCGAGCAGGTGGCAGTCATCGGTGTGGGCAACGTGGGCCTGGACATTGCACGCGTCCTGGCAAAGACCGCCGACGAACTCAAGGTCACCGAAATCCCGGACAACGTCTACGAAACCCTCTCCAAGAACGCGGCCAAGGAAATCCACGTCTTCGGACGCCGCGGCCCGGCCCAAGCTAAGTTCACCCCACTCGAACTCAAGGAATTGGACCACTCCGACACCATCGAAGTTGTCGTGGACCCCGAGGACATCGACTACGACGCAGCCTCCGAACAGGCACGCCGCGATTCCAAGTCCGTTGACTTGGTGTGCCAGACCCTCGAAGGCTACGCCATCCGCGAACCCAAGGGCGCACCGCACAAGCTGCACATTCACCTCTTTGAGGCGCCCGTCGAGATCCTGGGCGAAGATGGCCACGTCGTGGGCCTGAAGACTGAGCGCATGCAACTCGACGGCAACGGCGGCGTAACCGGCACCGGCAAATACACCACCTGGCCAGTCCAGGCCGTGTACCGTGCGGTCGGCTACCGTTCCGACGCAGTCGAGGGCGTGCCGTTCGACCACGAACGCGCAGTCATCCCGAACGATGGTGGCCACGTCCTCGACGAAGATGGCCAGATCGTGCCATCCCTCTACGCCACCGGTTGGATCAAGCGCGGCCCCGTCGGCCTGATCGGCAACACCAAGAGTGACGCCAAGGAAACCATTGGCATGGTCATCGCAGACTTCGACGCCGGCCACCTGCCTTCCCCTGCCGAGGAAAACCTGGATCCGCAGGCGATCTTGGACTACTTCGAGAAGAAGGACCTGCCCGTGACCACGTGGGAAGGCTGGCACCGCCTCGACGCAGCCGAGCGCGCCCTCGGCGAGGCCGAAGGCCGCGAGCGCAAGAAGATCGTGGAATGGGAGGACATGGTCCGCCATGCAGGACCTCAGGACTAA
- a CDS encoding serine/threonine protein kinase: protein MAPACQPAAPALPGGRTVNEETFDPTEPGTQAVPFDPFADDSEPLTAGELPVGGDADVAALLADIDERRERNRREATAKRAREEAISTFKKRRSARGADRTVADGMVTLPFVPTVNDDAALIDPTDSKVAAPQLQPGDIVADQYEIKGVIAHGGMGWIYLATDRNVSERVVVLKGMQSQVKGHDVGVAESEREFLAGVTHPLIVKIFNFIDDPRVPGGFIVMEYVPGPSLKDRARTYDGGLMPIDVALAYILEILPALDYLHERGVVYNDLKPDNIIATEDQVKLIDLGAVSGIGSFGFIYGTRGYQAPEVATEGPSISSDIYTVGRTLAALTLPLTRENGALAPGLPSPNEEPLLRRYTSFYRLLLRATHPDPKARFITVNELRTQIYGVLREVIALRDGRQFPPQHSLFSPQRRTFGTKHLVFRTDQLIDGVDRSVRITPGEIIAALPVPLTNAKDPGAPLLGGISYTEPEETLEALATALDSEQYAQSQEIPFAIVRVTLELGFTGRARRWLDSLEPRFGHTWRYHWYSAITALLLDDYPDAQHHFAEALTLLPGEAAPKLALAATNELLLHGQYSTTQLLPEELAVAAASLDVGLSDIPNDRFADGSLNRDWTVHTTDPALLRFHTIRLYALVWATNPTTVSSAFGLARQLRAEGAVAAAVAALDKLPGASRHQRMAALTSVLHLIGREGAWATPECIREAERRLMEIPTNEPRFLQIQTAVMVAALGGLREAGLEQPDGAPATLFDYPYTQRGLRTGIAETLRVVARTAPYAKHRYSLVDIANQIRPVTWL, encoded by the coding sequence ATGGCTCCCGCCTGCCAGCCCGCCGCCCCTGCACTACCGGGAGGAAGAACAGTGAACGAAGAAACGTTCGACCCCACCGAACCGGGCACCCAAGCCGTACCCTTCGACCCCTTCGCGGACGATTCGGAACCCCTCACCGCCGGTGAACTTCCCGTCGGCGGCGACGCCGACGTTGCCGCCCTCCTTGCGGACATTGACGAACGCCGGGAGCGGAATCGTCGAGAAGCAACCGCGAAGCGGGCCCGCGAGGAAGCGATATCCACGTTCAAGAAGCGGCGCAGCGCCCGGGGCGCAGACCGCACCGTCGCCGACGGCATGGTCACCCTGCCCTTCGTACCCACCGTCAACGACGACGCCGCACTCATCGACCCCACCGACTCGAAGGTCGCCGCGCCCCAACTGCAACCCGGCGACATCGTAGCCGACCAATACGAAATCAAAGGCGTCATCGCGCACGGCGGCATGGGCTGGATCTACCTGGCCACCGACCGCAACGTCTCCGAGCGCGTGGTCGTGCTCAAGGGGATGCAGTCGCAGGTCAAAGGCCATGACGTGGGCGTCGCCGAATCCGAGCGCGAATTCCTAGCAGGCGTGACGCACCCGCTGATCGTAAAGATTTTCAACTTCATCGACGACCCCCGCGTCCCCGGCGGATTCATCGTCATGGAATACGTGCCCGGGCCATCACTAAAGGACCGGGCCCGCACCTACGACGGTGGCCTCATGCCCATCGACGTAGCACTCGCCTACATCCTGGAAATCCTGCCCGCCCTTGACTACCTGCACGAACGCGGCGTGGTGTACAACGACCTCAAACCCGACAACATCATTGCCACCGAAGACCAAGTCAAACTCATCGACTTGGGTGCAGTCTCCGGGATCGGGTCCTTCGGATTCATCTACGGCACGCGCGGATACCAGGCACCCGAGGTGGCCACCGAAGGGCCGTCGATAAGCAGTGACATCTACACCGTCGGCCGCACCCTCGCCGCACTCACCCTGCCACTGACGCGCGAGAACGGCGCACTTGCCCCGGGCCTACCCTCACCCAACGAAGAACCCCTGCTCCGCCGGTACACCTCCTTCTACCGGCTGCTCCTGCGTGCCACCCACCCGGATCCGAAGGCCCGCTTCATCACCGTCAACGAGCTGCGCACCCAGATCTACGGGGTGCTGCGCGAAGTCATCGCGCTGCGCGACGGGCGCCAATTCCCGCCCCAACACTCCCTGTTCTCCCCGCAAAGGCGCACGTTTGGCACCAAACACTTGGTCTTCCGCACCGACCAACTCATCGACGGCGTAGACCGCTCCGTACGCATCACACCCGGCGAAATCATTGCCGCCCTGCCCGTGCCACTGACCAACGCGAAAGATCCCGGCGCGCCCCTGCTCGGCGGTATTTCCTACACCGAACCCGAAGAAACCCTTGAGGCGCTGGCCACTGCCCTCGATTCTGAGCAATACGCGCAGTCCCAAGAAATCCCGTTTGCGATCGTGCGCGTCACCCTCGAACTCGGATTCACCGGCCGCGCCCGCCGCTGGCTCGACTCGCTGGAACCGCGCTTCGGGCACACGTGGCGCTACCACTGGTATTCCGCCATCACCGCACTGCTTCTCGACGACTACCCCGACGCCCAACACCACTTCGCTGAAGCACTCACGCTGCTTCCCGGAGAAGCCGCCCCCAAACTGGCACTCGCAGCAACCAACGAACTCCTCCTCCACGGCCAGTACTCCACCACCCAATTACTGCCGGAGGAATTAGCCGTCGCGGCCGCGTCCCTCGACGTTGGATTATCGGACATTCCCAACGATCGCTTCGCCGACGGCAGCCTCAACCGCGACTGGACCGTCCACACCACAGACCCCGCCCTGCTGCGCTTCCACACTATCCGACTGTATGCCCTGGTGTGGGCCACGAACCCCACCACAGTGTCGTCCGCGTTCGGGCTCGCCCGCCAGCTGCGCGCCGAAGGTGCGGTCGCGGCCGCGGTGGCTGCGCTGGACAAACTGCCCGGCGCCTCCCGACACCAGCGCATGGCAGCCCTGACCTCCGTGCTGCACCTCATCGGGCGCGAGGGCGCGTGGGCCACCCCCGAATGCATCCGCGAAGCAGAACGCCGCCTCATGGAAATCCCGACCAACGAGCCGCGCTTCTTACAGATTCAGACCGCCGTGATGGTCGCCGCGCTCGGCGGGCTCCGCGAGGCCGGCCTTGAACAACCGGACGGCGCACCCGCCACGCTTTTCGACTACCCGTACACCCAACGCGGCCTGCGCACCGGCATCGCGGAGACGCTGCGCGTCGTGGCGCGCACCGCCCCATACGCGAAACACCGGTACTCGCTGGTGGATATTGCGAACCAGATCCGCCCGGTGACCTGGCTGTAG
- the pta gene encoding phosphate acetyltransferase, with protein MLTSQSVIVTVANRTVDDLDVASLAQELGAATSRLSATTIAEVLAQAPTEPTVVVGTGAPLFDAEAAAALGLPLVLVAEGEGPQVDLISRDIAATGAHLVATVAAGELATVAPAVRDADVKPVMSADLFETWLLEKAASAKSHIVLPEGGDDRILQAAHTLLARGVAELTILGDQEGVAKRAQELGLNLDGAHVVDHLTSDRAEEYAAAFAELRKKKGVTIEQAREQMKDESYFATMMVQAGDADGMVSGAAHTTAETIRPAFQIIKTAPDASVVSSIFLMVMRGRLWAFGDCAVNPNPTPEQLGEIAVVSARTAHQFGIDPKVAMLSYSTGASGVGPDVEAVVAAVEKARELNPELAVDGPLQFDAACEPSVAAKKAPESPVAGQANVFIFPDLQSGNIGYKTAQRTGGALAVGPILQGLNKPINDLSRGATVPDIINTVAITAIQAGGAS; from the coding sequence ATCTTGACCTCTCAATCTGTCATCGTGACCGTAGCGAACCGCACTGTCGACGATCTTGATGTGGCGTCGCTGGCGCAGGAACTCGGCGCGGCCACGTCCCGCCTGAGCGCCACCACCATCGCCGAGGTGCTGGCCCAGGCACCCACCGAACCCACTGTGGTCGTCGGCACTGGTGCCCCGCTTTTCGACGCCGAAGCCGCCGCCGCCCTCGGCCTGCCGCTCGTGCTTGTCGCCGAAGGTGAGGGCCCCCAGGTTGATTTGATCAGCCGCGACATTGCAGCAACCGGCGCGCACCTCGTGGCCACGGTCGCGGCCGGGGAGCTGGCCACGGTTGCCCCCGCGGTCCGCGATGCAGACGTTAAGCCCGTCATGAGCGCCGATCTCTTCGAGACGTGGCTGCTAGAAAAGGCCGCGTCCGCGAAATCCCACATCGTCTTGCCCGAAGGTGGCGACGACCGCATCCTGCAGGCCGCGCACACCCTCCTTGCCCGTGGCGTTGCCGAGCTGACGATCCTGGGGGACCAGGAGGGCGTCGCAAAGCGGGCCCAGGAGCTAGGACTGAACCTGGACGGCGCGCACGTCGTGGACCACCTGACCAGCGACCGCGCCGAGGAGTACGCCGCCGCCTTCGCGGAGCTGCGCAAGAAGAAGGGCGTGACCATCGAGCAGGCGCGCGAGCAGATGAAGGACGAATCCTACTTCGCAACCATGATGGTGCAGGCCGGCGACGCCGATGGAATGGTTTCGGGCGCTGCGCACACCACGGCGGAGACCATTCGCCCCGCGTTCCAGATCATCAAGACGGCCCCGGACGCGTCCGTGGTGTCCTCTATTTTCCTCATGGTCATGCGTGGCCGCCTGTGGGCTTTCGGCGACTGCGCCGTCAACCCAAACCCCACGCCCGAGCAGTTGGGCGAGATCGCCGTGGTGTCCGCGCGGACTGCGCACCAGTTCGGCATTGATCCGAAGGTCGCGATGCTCAGCTACTCGACGGGCGCCTCCGGTGTCGGTCCTGATGTTGAGGCAGTTGTCGCTGCGGTAGAGAAAGCCCGCGAGCTCAACCCGGAGTTGGCCGTCGACGGCCCGCTGCAGTTCGACGCCGCCTGCGAACCCTCCGTCGCCGCGAAGAAGGCCCCCGAATCCCCGGTTGCCGGCCAGGCGAACGTGTTCATCTTCCCGGACCTGCAATCCGGCAACATTGGCTACAAGACCGCGCAGCGCACCGGCGGTGCCCTGGCCGTCGGGCCGATCCTGCAGGGCCTGAACAAGCCGATCAACGATCTTTCCCGTGGCGCCACCGTCCCCGACATTATTAATACCGTCGCCATTACCGCAATCCAGGCAGGAGGCGCCAGCTAA